CGATGCCCAGTTTGCGCGGATCCTGGCCGATGATGTTGCCGTCATTCGACTCCTGCGGCTCCGGCGGTGCAATAATCAAGTTGCGGCTACCGGTGGGATTGGTGAAATGCAGCGTGGTGGTGGAGAAATCCTCCCCCAGATTCAACGGCTGCTCCTGATCTCCCACGCGCACCGGGATTGGCCGATGCGCATTGGGGCCGAAGCCACGCGCGGTGATCACCACATCAAAGCGCTCAGGCAGTGGATCGTTGTATTCAATATTCACTTCAGGTGCCAGATTAGCGTTCGACCAACGTCCCCAGTTTTCCAGCCGTGATATGCCTTTAAAGCTCTTAACACTGCTCGGCGCGCCGGGCACCGTTAACAGGAAGCTGTCTGCGTTGTAGCGAATAGCATTGTCTTCAATGCGAATCTGCTGTTCGTTCAGCTGGAACGTTGCTGCGCTCACCTCCGCTTTCGGGAAGGTGACTTTACTTTTCCACAGCGGCTTATCAATGCGGGTTACGCTCGGTTTGCCGCCCATTTGCCCCATCGAAATACACAGATCGTTCGATAGCGCTAAATCAGGCTGCCACAGGCGGGCCATCTTGAAGCAGCGATCGACCCAGACGAATTTGTCAGCGGCAGCGAATTTGGAGAGCTGATAGCGCAGTGGCTCAGCGTATTCACCTTCCGGCAGCGGTTCGACATGTTTATCAGAGACGCGGAACAGAATCGGCAGCTTGAAGGTCGCGCCCGAGAAGCTGAAAGTATTCTTCTGCTGATCGACCGTGAAGCTCTCCATCTTACTGGGGAAATTCCACAGTTGGATGATATCCGCTTTCCACGCCGTGACGCGCTTCGCCATATCCTCAAACTGGGTAGACAGCGAGACGGAGGAGAGACCGCTGCGACCCAGGCCGATGGCGTTATCACCGCCGAGAATATCCAGCACCGTCGCACCGTTATCCAGCGTGCTGCGTTTGCTATCGAGCACTTCCGCCTGTGGCTGATCGCCACGAATGACCATAAACAGGTCATGGCGCGGCTGTTTGATCAAATATTGATGCGCCGTGTTGTTCATCGCCAAATGATCGGACGTCACCACGATGATGGTATTTTTAAACCACGGCGAGGCCTTAATGCGCTCAATTAGCCGCGCCACATGCTCTTGTGAACAGGCCACGGCGCTAAATGACTGGTTCGGTTTACCGTCATAGCTGTAGCTTTTACGTTGGCAGCTGCGCGAGATAAAACCATCCGGATGATGGGTATCTACCGTTAGCGTGAACAATGCAAAGCGCTTCTGCTCACGGGACAGCTCCTCGTATTTCTCAAATACCTCATCCATCACCGTGTCATCGTAGTAGCCCCAGTTATTGCGATAGGCGGGATCGGCGACGCGGCTTTTGAGCTCCTCAGAGCCGTACATATTGGCGGCATCAAAGCCGTGCGACAGCAGAAAAGTATCTTTACCGGCGAAACGCAAATCCGCGCCCTGTATGAACCAGTTTTCGTAGCCGGAGTTTTTCAGGATATCGCCGAGACAAATATTCTGCGGATAAAAGCTGGAGAGCGAAGCCGAGGCGTTGCCATCAAAAGGGGCAAACAGCGGAATGCCGCACTGCGAAGCCACCATGCCGGCAATGGTGTAGTCGGTGCCGGGTAACTGTTCGGTTTGGCTGAAATCGATGCTCTGGTCTTTTTCACGGCTGAGTTCGGGCGCTAGGCCGGGAAAGGCCTGCTGATCGAAGTAGGTCCGTTCGAGGCTTTCGCCATAGATATAGACCAGATTGAGCTTCGGCTCGGCTATCACCTTGTTTGGCGTTTTGTAATAGGTTTCGAAATCTGAATCAGCGAGACGCGTGTGGGAGGCGATCAGCTCTTTCACCTGACGGAACGCCGGCGTGGTTTGTACTGAACCGGCAGCACAGGCAATAGCCAGTAAACTCCAGCCGAGATGATGCTGAGTCTTGCGGCGACGCAGCAGCCATGTAAGCAGGCAAAATAGCGAGAACAGGCCAATGATTAACCCGATGGCCGGCACCACATATTTGCTCACGCCCGCGCCCGTCAGGCTATTGGTTAGGGTGTAGAGCACCGCATCATTGATTCCATCGCCCGTGAAATAGTTGCTGGCGAACAGCGTGATGTTAAGCACGATGAACAGGGTAAGCAGCAGCAAGATCAGACTAAACCAGAATTTATTTCGCCCGGCTTTAAAGGAGTAGACCGCAATCGCAGCCAAAAAGAGTACAACCGAAACCATTTCGGACAACGTCAGATCCTCATCTTGAATGAATACGCATTCCCTGCGTCAACGACCCTCTTTGGGGGATTTTTGCGTCAATCTATATCGGGTGTCACAAGGCTGCAACACATCCAACCAGATTTGTGCGATGCATTCCGATTCGTTTATGGCGGATTTAGGCTGGCTGTGGTTTGGCCTGGTAGCAACGCAACGGCTGCTACCAGTGAGGGCAGAGAAGGGAAATTAGAGTTTGCCAGTGAGGTATTGCGCTTCGCCATCGGCAAAGCTCCAGTCACCTTTACTGTTGGTGATAAAACTAATCATCAAATCTGTGCCCTGTACGCCACAATTTTCCTGCAGCTCGCGCGCTAACTCTGCCATAAACAGACACTTCTGTTCTTCACTTCTCGGGCTGGTATAAACGCGCACCATCACCAGATTATCGCTGCGCTCAAAACCCAAACCGGTGTCCTGAAAGACCATCTGATAGCCTTTGTTTTCATGAACAATCTGATAGCGATCGCGTGCGGGCACTTTGAACGCCGTTAACACCGCGCGATGTGCGGCATCCAGCAAAGTCCGTAATTCTGCTTCAGAACGGCCCTGAATAACGTCAAATGTCAGTAATGGCATCAATAAACCCTCGTTTTTGCTCACATGAAAAGAGTAGGATGTGGCTCTATGCTGCCGCTTGCTGCCGGAAAGAAAAAGCGTGCTGGTTGAAATGATTATTTATTATTTTGAACAATGAAGATGAAAGAAATTAAAACCGATAGCCTTTGGGTCCATTTGCACTGGTTAACCGTGCTGGCTGAGCTCGGCAGTTTTACGCGTGCAGCGGAGCGCTTAGACGTCAGCAAAGCGGCGATGAGCCAAAAGATTAAAGAACTGGAAAAGATGGCCGGCGTGGCGTTGGTGCAGCGCACCACGCGCAGCGTACGTCTCACTTCCGCCGGTGAAAAGCTGGTGGATGAGCTGCGCGATCCTTTTGCGCGCATCGCGCAGAGCTTTTTCAGCGTGCGCGATGAAGCGGGACCGGTACGTGGCATGGTGCGCGTAACGGCTCCGGTAGCCTTTGCGCGTCAGCAGCTGGTGCCGATTATTGGTGATTTCTTGCGGGATTATCCGCAGGTGCGTCTGCAGCTGGATGTGACCGATCGTTTGGTCTCGCTGGGCAGTGAAGGATTTGATCTGGCGATTCGCCACAGCGATAACCTGCCGGAAACGCACGTGGCGCTGCCGCTGTGTGAAACCCACGCGCTGCTGGTGGCTTCCCCCGCCTATCTGGCACAAAATGGGGTGCCCGCTACGCCGCAGGCGCTGCAGCAGCACAACTGCCTGTATTATCCGCGGGGTTTAGAGTCGCCGCAGTGGCGCTTTCGCTTGGCCAGCGACGCCAGTGAAACCGTGCAGGTAAAGATTCAGGGCAACTTTGCCACTAACAATAGCGAGTCGATTCGTGACGCAGCATTGCAGGGAGTAGGTATCGCGATGCTGCCTGATTTCAGCGCCAGCGCGGCACTCGCCAGCGGTACGCTGCAGCAGGTGCTGCCGCAGTGGCAGACGATCGATGCCTTCGCCGATCGTTTGTGGGTGGTACGCCCGTATGCTGCACAGGTGCCACGGGCGGTGACCACCTTTATCCACTGGTTACGCGCGCGCTTTGTTGATGGGTGACGCCAGCGTGATGGGCGTATGCGGTTGCATCATTTGGCCCAACAGGCTGCTGCGGTTGTAGTGACCGAGGCGCAGGTTGAAGTCGAGATGCAACTGTTCATTGCCGCTGAGCTTAATCACCGGCGGTGGCGTATGCGGGCGCTGGTGAAACAGCACCGCGTGGGCAAACGCCTCGCTTTTCCAGCCGCTCAGGCGCTGATAGTAATAGGCGTTCGCCTCGCATTTACGCAGATAGAGATTGACCCGGCGATATTCACG
The sequence above is drawn from the Pantoea nemavictus genome and encodes:
- the opgB gene encoding phosphatidylglycerol--membrane-oligosaccharide glycerophosphotransferase — translated: MSEMVSVVLFLAAIAVYSFKAGRNKFWFSLILLLLTLFIVLNITLFASNYFTGDGINDAVLYTLTNSLTGAGVSKYVVPAIGLIIGLFSLFCLLTWLLRRRKTQHHLGWSLLAIACAAGSVQTTPAFRQVKELIASHTRLADSDFETYYKTPNKVIAEPKLNLVYIYGESLERTYFDQQAFPGLAPELSREKDQSIDFSQTEQLPGTDYTIAGMVASQCGIPLFAPFDGNASASLSSFYPQNICLGDILKNSGYENWFIQGADLRFAGKDTFLLSHGFDAANMYGSEELKSRVADPAYRNNWGYYDDTVMDEVFEKYEELSREQKRFALFTLTVDTHHPDGFISRSCQRKSYSYDGKPNQSFSAVACSQEHVARLIERIKASPWFKNTIIVVTSDHLAMNNTAHQYLIKQPRHDLFMVIRGDQPQAEVLDSKRSTLDNGATVLDILGGDNAIGLGRSGLSSVSLSTQFEDMAKRVTAWKADIIQLWNFPSKMESFTVDQQKNTFSFSGATFKLPILFRVSDKHVEPLPEGEYAEPLRYQLSKFAAADKFVWVDRCFKMARLWQPDLALSNDLCISMGQMGGKPSVTRIDKPLWKSKVTFPKAEVSAATFQLNEQQIRIEDNAIRYNADSFLLTVPGAPSSVKSFKGISRLENWGRWSNANLAPEVNIEYNDPLPERFDVVITARGFGPNAHRPIPVRVGDQEQPLNLGEDFSTTTLHFTNPTGSRNLIIAPPEPQESNDGNIIGQDPRKLGIGMVDIKIIPQPQR
- a CDS encoding tautomerase family protein — its product is MPLLTFDVIQGRSEAELRTLLDAAHRAVLTAFKVPARDRYQIVHENKGYQMVFQDTGLGFERSDNLVMVRVYTSPRSEEQKCLFMAELARELQENCGVQGTDLMISFITNSKGDWSFADGEAQYLTGKL
- a CDS encoding LysR family transcriptional regulator, yielding MKEIKTDSLWVHLHWLTVLAELGSFTRAAERLDVSKAAMSQKIKELEKMAGVALVQRTTRSVRLTSAGEKLVDELRDPFARIAQSFFSVRDEAGPVRGMVRVTAPVAFARQQLVPIIGDFLRDYPQVRLQLDVTDRLVSLGSEGFDLAIRHSDNLPETHVALPLCETHALLVASPAYLAQNGVPATPQALQQHNCLYYPRGLESPQWRFRLASDASETVQVKIQGNFATNNSESIRDAALQGVGIAMLPDFSASAALASGTLQQVLPQWQTIDAFADRLWVVRPYAAQVPRAVTTFIHWLRARFVDG